ATAAAAAAATAGATATTATTATTGGAAATTACCCTGATTTAGCTTTAAGAATACGTGATGAATACTTAACAAAAGGAGATACTAATGAATAACTTTAATAAGATTGTAGATAGAAAAGAAACTAATTCAGTTAAATGGGATTTCGTTAACTTTATGTACCCTAAATTAGATCATGATGTTTTACCATTATGGGTTGCAGATATGGATTTTCAATGTTCTAGTGAAATAACAAAAGCTTTAAACAAAAGAGTTAATCATAAAATATTTGGTTATAGTTACTTTGATCAAGAATATTATAACATTGTTAAAGAATGGTTTAAGGAAAATTATTCTTATGAAATTAAAGAAAAAGAAATAAATTATAGTCCTGGAGTTGTTCCAGCAATAGGAATATTAATTGATATTTTAACTGAAAAAGGAGATGGAGTAATAATACAACCTCCTGTTTATGGACCTTTTAAAGGTGCAATTTTAAGTCATGATAGAAAAGTTATTAAAAATCATTTAATAAATGATGATGATTCTTATTATATAAACTTTAAAGATTTAGAAAGAAAAGTTAAAAATCCAAATAATAAATTATTAATTCTTTGTAGTCCACATAACCCTGTAGGAAGAGTTTGGACAAAGGAAGAGCTTGAAAAGATTGTTGAAATATGTGATGAAAATAATATCTATATTATAGCTGATGAAATCCATTGTGATTTAATTAGAAGCAATGTTAAGTTTACTTCTATGGGAACTTTGAAAAAAAGGATTCAAAATAAATTGATAATTTGTACTTCACCTAGTAAATCTTTTAATTTAGCTGGTCTTCAATTATCTAATATAATTATATTTTCAAATAAAATAAAGAAAAAATGGACTGATGAAATTGTTAAAAAAATGCATTTAGGATTACCTTCACCTTTTGCCATTACAGCTACAAAGGCTGCTTATTCTAAAAGTAAACCTTGGCTTATAAAAGTTAATAAATATATCGATGATAATTTCAAATTCTTAGAAGATTACTTAAATGAACATTTACCTAAAGTAAAATATATTATTCC
This DNA window, taken from Fusobacterium sp. JB019, encodes the following:
- a CDS encoding MalY/PatB family protein, whose amino-acid sequence is MNNFNKIVDRKETNSVKWDFVNFMYPKLDHDVLPLWVADMDFQCSSEITKALNKRVNHKIFGYSYFDQEYYNIVKEWFKENYSYEIKEKEINYSPGVVPAIGILIDILTEKGDGVIIQPPVYGPFKGAILSHDRKVIKNHLINDDDSYYINFKDLERKVKNPNNKLLILCSPHNPVGRVWTKEELEKIVEICDENNIYIIADEIHCDLIRSNVKFTSMGTLKKRIQNKLIICTSPSKSFNLAGLQLSNIIIFSNKIKKKWTDEIVKKMHLGLPSPFAITATKAAYSKSKPWLIKVNKYIDDNFKFLEDYLNEHLPKVKYIIPEGTYLAWLNFSEYDLSDEEINDRMINKGKVAFNKGTLFGRDGKKYQRINVACSREILKEALIRIELALEK